The Egibacteraceae bacterium nucleotide sequence CTGCTGGTCCTCGCCCTGCTCATCTTCGGCCCGGACAAGCTGCCGGGCATGGCGCGCAACGCCGGGCGGATGGTCGCGCGGTTCAAGGAGGAAGCCTCGGGCACGCTGGACGAGCTGAAGCGCGCCGCCGAGTACGACGAGCTGCGCAGCGTCGCCGAGGAGCTGCGCTCCACGGGCGGCGAGCTGGCCTCGACGGGCACCGAGCTGCAGCGAGCCGGAGCAGACCTGCGACGCAGCACCGCCCGCGGCGGGTCAGGGTCCCCGCGTGCCCCCTCGACGGGCGAGGCGCCGCCCTTCGACCCTGACGCCACCTGAGGATGCACGT carries:
- a CDS encoding twin-arginine translocase TatA/TatE family subunit; translated protein: MTSLAFSTPGFAEILVLLVLALLIFGPDKLPGMARNAGRMVARFKEEASGTLDELKRAAEYDELRSVAEELRSTGGELASTGTELQRAGADLRRSTARGGSGSPRAPSTGEAPPFDPDAT